From the Bos taurus isolate L1 Dominette 01449 registration number 42190680 breed Hereford unplaced genomic scaffold, ARS-UCD2.0 Leftover_ScbfJmS_542, whole genome shotgun sequence genome, one window contains:
- the LOC112445724 gene encoding disintegrin and metalloproteinase domain-containing protein 20-like yields MLSCPLFPPMARYDVSAIGVGEFLVYMKVTLLLVWLKVFLFLPGWPQLGHAQRLGPPEVVIPWRVTPTGRGMKLQGWFSYKLHFGGQRHVVHIKVKKNFLSKNFPVFTYADKGVLLQDQPFVQDDCYYRGYVEGDPDSLVSLSNCFGGFQGMLQTNYIVYEIEPKRFSTAFEHLIYKLDNKDTNFSYFRCGLTDEKIAGQLKIQESINSTLMQSAYTGWWTHHYFLEVAVVIDYSRYLHHQSNASLVEKEVFLVLNGVSDLMKPLDLEVFFKGMEIWTQKSLIAIGGAGKTLDNFCKWKQKGFDKRVPHDVVHIFVKKNYGETLGLAFVGTVCQRQFSCGIETFHDQRIFILSYIVTHEMGHNLGMDHDNPKICKCGASECILFPSVALTTKFSNCSYADYCNLGHRRRCLYTSPNPHTVIRETRCGNRVVEEGEECDCGSLETCNTDPCCQLNCTMTAGINCAFGLCCHNCMFSQSGTVCRKVANECDLPEWCNGTSSQCPDDVYVQDGASCTGGGYCYGKRCNERDEHCRQIFGKEAKDADMSCYTAVNTRGDRFGNCGITETSYIRCSMADSLCGRIQCENVKEIPLMSDHTTLHWTKFNDNTCWGTDYHLGIRIADIGAVNDGTKCGPENICIRRRCVSYSTVPRNCSPQLCSLRGVCNNRQHCHCNYGWGPPVCQEKGRGGSVDSGPAPEPQTEERVEKRNLLTYFLIPLLFLIPCLLLLLLLFMRPKKKDEKEEAVPPTASVPPKSEKTTQNLPKN; encoded by the coding sequence ATGCTGTCCTGCCCTCTTTTTCCACCAATGGCTAGATATGATGTCTCCGCGATAGGTGTTGGTGAGTTCCTGGTGTATATGAAGGTTACTCTCCTGCTTGTCTGGCTGAAAGTattcctcttccttcctggaTGGCCCCAGCTTGGGCACGCCCAAAGACTTGGCCCCCCAGAAGTGGTGATTCCCTGGAGAGTAACACCCACTGGCAGAGGCATGAAGCTTCAAGGCTGGTTCTCTTACAAACTGCATTTTGGGGGCCAGAGACATGTTGTTCATATAAAGGTCAAGAAGAATTTTTTGTCCAAAAACTTCCCGGTGTTCACCTACGCAGACAAGGGTGTTCTCCTGCAAGACCAACCTTTTGTCCAGGATGACTGTTATTACCGTGGTTATGTGGAGGGGGACCCAGACTCTCTGGTTTCCCTCAGTAACTGCTTCGGCGGCTTTCAAGGAATGTTACAGACAAATTACATTGTTTATGAAATTGAACCCAAAAGGTTTTCTACTGCATTTGAGCATCTAATATATAAGCTAGACAATAAGGACACAAATTTTTCATACTTTCGATGTGggttaacagatgagaaaatagcAGGACAATTGAAGATTCAAGAAAGCATTAATTCCACTTTGATGCAAAGTGCCTATACAGGCTGGTGGACCCACCACTATTTTCTTGAAGTGGCAGTGGTCATAGATTACAGTCGATATCTTCATCATCAAAGTAATGCTTCGCTTGTGGAGAAAGAAGTGTTCCTTGTTTTAAATGGAGTAAGTGACCTTATGAAACCACTGGATCTTGAGGTATTTTTCAAGGGAATGGAGATATGGACTCAAAAAAGCCTTATTGCAATAGGAGGTGCTGGAAAGACCTTGGACAACTTTTGCAAATGGAAGCAAAAGGGCTTCGATAAACGTGTGCCCCACGATGTGGtacatatttttgtaaaaaagaaTTATGGTGAAACTCTTGGCTTAGCCTTTGTTGGGACAGTGTGTCAACGTCAATTTAGTTGTGGAATTGAGACTTTCCACGATCAacgaatttttattttatcatatattGTGACTCATGAGATGGGTCATAATTTGGGTATGGATCATGATAATCCCAAAATATGTAAATGTGGAGCATCAGAGTGCATATTGTTTCCATCTGTAGCATTAACAACTAAATTCAGCAACTGCAGCTATGCTGATTATTGCAACCTTGGTCATAGAAGACGCTGTTTGTACACTTCACCAAATCCACATACAGTTATCAGGGAGACACGCTGTGGAAACAGGGTGGTTGAAGAAGGAGAAGAGTGTGACTGTGGATCCTTAGAGACGTGTAACACTGATCCCTGTTGTCAGTTAAACTGCACTATGACAGCTGGTATCAACTGTGCTTTTGGGCTTTGTTGCCAtaactgcatgttcagccaatcAGGCACCGTGTGTAGGAAAGTAGCAAATGAATGTGATCTTCCAGAGTGGTGCAATGGGACATCCAGTCAGTGTCCAGATGATGTGTACGTGCAGGATGGGGCCTCCTGCACAGGCGGTGGTTACTGCTATGGAAAGAGATGCAATGAGCGCGATGAACACTGTAGGCAAATCTTTGGCAAAGAGGCCAAGGATGCAGACATGAGTTGCTACACGGCAGTAAATACCCGAGGTGACCGTTTTGGTAACTGTGGTATCACAGAAACCTCATACATAAGATGCAGCATGGCAGACAGCCTGTGTGGGAGGATTCAGTGTGAGAACGTCAAAGAAATTCCTCTAATGAGTGATCATACTACTCTGCATTGGACTAAATTCAATGATAACACTTGCTGGGGTACAGACTACCACCTCGGGATAAGAATAGCTGATATTGGTGCAGTGAACGATGGTACAAAGTGTGGTCCCGAAAACATCTGCATCAGAAGGAGGTGTGTCTCTTATTCCACTGTTCCACGTAACTGCTCACCTCAGCTCTGCTCTTTGAGGGGAGTCTGCAACAACAGACAGCACTGCCACTGCAACTACGGGTGGGGCCCTCCCGTCTGCCaggaaaaaggcagaggaggcaGTGTGGACAGTGGCCCAGCCCCTGAGCCCCAAACAGAAGAAAGGGTGGAAAAGAGGAACCTGCTAACATATTTCCTGATTCCTCTTTTGTTTCTAATACCATGtctgttgcttttgcttttgctgttcatgagaccaaaaaagaaagatgaaaaagaagaggCTGTTCCACCAACAGCCTCTGTTCCACCAAAATCTGAGAAAACTACCCAAAACCTACCTAAAAACTAG